One stretch of Nicotiana tabacum cultivar K326 chromosome 18, ASM71507v2, whole genome shotgun sequence DNA includes these proteins:
- the LOC107778189 gene encoding uncharacterized protein LOC107778189 isoform X2, with protein sequence MLGKRSQTPSRNLCDTYKVAGNWSELLSMVKKHSEMLGKTTVDEEDASDVEVDPRFWHDVMDLYFICGKESRGRQEDDLVFFVKRIRNESNEYVDDDSPYFVRRWAPKLDDLIGGNSSDVDWRRSFYLNLISQTSFSVTVTIYSHRVLMSYQNGKDGPLSPIYKVVKTVYASPSRIKIHLDSRKEVETTPAYPEICFAIDDFDSTFGAVVLTDVDHCYCVLLNAHDGAAFPSERALRESSSCDTSSSKSDTSSGKVRRSLSSQASLAMKWSEMHTMVKNGRSGLGSLLSLNSSGKTDRIYMKGPGGRGEVEVAVSGVVDQSKQESGHHSTKGLSFGVVVRRAASVASMAAKHAYAAASATRCPDGGLIPLKCCLMSISLPWEHIAHDLLFKVKIHVKEVVIVQLELISLLWSLNNVSIISYLRESLQCNCKNAHG encoded by the exons ATGCTAGGAAAGCGAAGTCAAACACCTAGCCG GAATTTGTGTGATACTTACAAGGTAGCTGGGAATTG GTCTGAATTACTGTCTATGGTAAAGAAGCATTCGGAAATGTTAGGGAAAACCACTGTGGACGAGGAAGATGCTTCGGATGTTGAAGTGGATCCACGCTTCTGGCATGATGTTATggatttgtattttatttgtggCAAGGAGTCTAGGGGACGTCAGGAAGATGATCTTGTTTTCTTTGTTAAACGAATT AGAAATGAGTCAAATGAATATGTTGATGACGACTCTCCATACTTTGTTCGCAGGTGGGCACCTAAG TTGGATGACTTAATTGGTGGGAATTCATCGGACGTGGACTGGAGGCGCTCATTTTACTtgaatttaatttctcaaacttcTTTTAGTGTGACAGTCACAATTTACAG TCACCGGGTCCTTATGAGTTACCAGAATGGCAAAGACGGACCATTATCTCCTATATACAAG GTTGTCAAAACAGTCTATGCATCTCCAAGTCGTATCAAAATTCACTTAGACTCAAGGAAG GAAGTAGAAACCACGCCAGCCTATCCAGAGATATGCTTTGCCATTGACGACTTTGATTCAACCTTTGGTGCAGTG GTCTTGACTGATGTGGACCACTGTTATTGTGTACTTCTAAATGCACATGATGGGGCTGCATTTCCAAGTGAGAGAGCGCTGCGGGAGAGCAGTTCTTGTGATACTTCTTCCTCAAAGAGTGACACTAGTTCTGGAAAAGTACGAAG ATCACTCTCTTCTCAGGCTTCATTAGCTATGAAATGGTCCGAGATGCATACGATGGTAAAAA ATGGAAGATCTGGATTGGGGAGCCTTCTCTCGCTTAATTCTTCTGGGAAAACAGACCGGATCTATATGAAGGGTCCTGGAGGACGCGGAGAAGTTGAAGTAGCTGTTTCTGGTGTTGTAG ATCAAAGCAAGCAGGAATCTGGCCATCATTCTACAAAGGGGTTGAGCTTTGGTGTAGTTGTTCGAAGAGCAGCATCAGTTGCATCGATGGCAGCAAAGCATGCTTatgctgctgcttctgctaccCGGTGTCCTGATGGAGGATTGATCCCCCTCAAGTGCTGCTTGATGTCCATATCATTGCCATGGGAACATATTGCTCATGATCTGTTGTTTAAGGTGAAAATTCATGTCAAAGAGGTCGTCATTGTCCAATTAGAGCTCATATCATTGCTATGGTCTCTCAATAATGTTTCTATTATTTCATACCTCAGGGAAAGCCTCCAGTGTAACTGTAAGAATGCCCATGGATGA
- the LOC107778189 gene encoding uncharacterized protein LOC107778189 isoform X5 has translation MVKKHSEMLGKTTVDEEDASDVEVDPRFWHDVMDLYFICGKESRGRQEDDLVFFVKRIRNESNEYVDDDSPYFVRRWAPKLDDLIGGNSSDVDWRRSFYLNLISQTSFSVTVTIYSHRVLMSYQNGKDGPLSPIYKVVKTVYASPSRIKIHLDSRKEVETTPAYPEICFAIDDFDSTFGAVVLTDVDHCYCVLLNAHDGAAFPSERALRESSSCDTSSSKSDTSSGKVRRSKITLFSGFISYEMVRDAYDDGRSGLGSLLSLNSSGKTDRIYMKGPGGRGEVEVAVSGVVDQSKQESGHHSTKGLSFGVVVRRAASVASMAAKHAYAAASATRCPDGGLIPLKCCLMSISLPWEHIAHDLLFKVKIHVKEVVIVQLELISLLWSLNNVSIISYLRESLQCNCKNAHG, from the exons ATGGTAAAGAAGCATTCGGAAATGTTAGGGAAAACCACTGTGGACGAGGAAGATGCTTCGGATGTTGAAGTGGATCCACGCTTCTGGCATGATGTTATggatttgtattttatttgtggCAAGGAGTCTAGGGGACGTCAGGAAGATGATCTTGTTTTCTTTGTTAAACGAATT AGAAATGAGTCAAATGAATATGTTGATGACGACTCTCCATACTTTGTTCGCAGGTGGGCACCTAAG TTGGATGACTTAATTGGTGGGAATTCATCGGACGTGGACTGGAGGCGCTCATTTTACTtgaatttaatttctcaaacttcTTTTAGTGTGACAGTCACAATTTACAG TCACCGGGTCCTTATGAGTTACCAGAATGGCAAAGACGGACCATTATCTCCTATATACAAG GTTGTCAAAACAGTCTATGCATCTCCAAGTCGTATCAAAATTCACTTAGACTCAAGGAAG GAAGTAGAAACCACGCCAGCCTATCCAGAGATATGCTTTGCCATTGACGACTTTGATTCAACCTTTGGTGCAGTG GTCTTGACTGATGTGGACCACTGTTATTGTGTACTTCTAAATGCACATGATGGGGCTGCATTTCCAAGTGAGAGAGCGCTGCGGGAGAGCAGTTCTTGTGATACTTCTTCCTCAAAGAGTGACACTAGTTCTGGAAAAGTACGAAGGTCAAAG ATCACTCTCTTCTCAGGCTTCATTAGCTATGAAATGGTCCGAGATGCATACGATG ATGGAAGATCTGGATTGGGGAGCCTTCTCTCGCTTAATTCTTCTGGGAAAACAGACCGGATCTATATGAAGGGTCCTGGAGGACGCGGAGAAGTTGAAGTAGCTGTTTCTGGTGTTGTAG ATCAAAGCAAGCAGGAATCTGGCCATCATTCTACAAAGGGGTTGAGCTTTGGTGTAGTTGTTCGAAGAGCAGCATCAGTTGCATCGATGGCAGCAAAGCATGCTTatgctgctgcttctgctaccCGGTGTCCTGATGGAGGATTGATCCCCCTCAAGTGCTGCTTGATGTCCATATCATTGCCATGGGAACATATTGCTCATGATCTGTTGTTTAAGGTGAAAATTCATGTCAAAGAGGTCGTCATTGTCCAATTAGAGCTCATATCATTGCTATGGTCTCTCAATAATGTTTCTATTATTTCATACCTCAGGGAAAGCCTCCAGTGTAACTGTAAGAATGCCCATGGATGA
- the LOC107778189 gene encoding uncharacterized protein LOC107778189 isoform X10: MYELRPFEKVETISNLFTLRLLETRSIDLDDLIGGNSSDVDWRRSFYLNLISQTSFSVTVTIYSHRVLMSYQNGKDGPLSPIYKVVKTVYASPSRIKIHLDSRKEVETTPAYPEICFAIDDFDSTFGAVVLTDVDHCYCVLLNAHDGAAFPSERALRESSSCDTSSSKSDTSSGKVRRSKITLFSGFISYEMVRDAYDDGRSGLGSLLSLNSSGKTDRIYMKGPGGRGEVEVAVSGVVDQSKQESGHHSTKGLSFGVVVRRAASVASMAAKHAYAAASATRCPDGGLIPLKCCLMSISLPWEHIAHDLLFKVKIHVKEVVIVQLELISLLWSLNNVSIISYLRESLQCNCKNAHG, from the exons ATGTATGAATTGAGACCGTTTGAAAAAGTTGAGACTATTAGTAATTTATTTACTTTACGTCTGCTAGAGACGCGATCAATTGAT TTGGATGACTTAATTGGTGGGAATTCATCGGACGTGGACTGGAGGCGCTCATTTTACTtgaatttaatttctcaaacttcTTTTAGTGTGACAGTCACAATTTACAG TCACCGGGTCCTTATGAGTTACCAGAATGGCAAAGACGGACCATTATCTCCTATATACAAG GTTGTCAAAACAGTCTATGCATCTCCAAGTCGTATCAAAATTCACTTAGACTCAAGGAAG GAAGTAGAAACCACGCCAGCCTATCCAGAGATATGCTTTGCCATTGACGACTTTGATTCAACCTTTGGTGCAGTG GTCTTGACTGATGTGGACCACTGTTATTGTGTACTTCTAAATGCACATGATGGGGCTGCATTTCCAAGTGAGAGAGCGCTGCGGGAGAGCAGTTCTTGTGATACTTCTTCCTCAAAGAGTGACACTAGTTCTGGAAAAGTACGAAGGTCAAAG ATCACTCTCTTCTCAGGCTTCATTAGCTATGAAATGGTCCGAGATGCATACGATG ATGGAAGATCTGGATTGGGGAGCCTTCTCTCGCTTAATTCTTCTGGGAAAACAGACCGGATCTATATGAAGGGTCCTGGAGGACGCGGAGAAGTTGAAGTAGCTGTTTCTGGTGTTGTAG ATCAAAGCAAGCAGGAATCTGGCCATCATTCTACAAAGGGGTTGAGCTTTGGTGTAGTTGTTCGAAGAGCAGCATCAGTTGCATCGATGGCAGCAAAGCATGCTTatgctgctgcttctgctaccCGGTGTCCTGATGGAGGATTGATCCCCCTCAAGTGCTGCTTGATGTCCATATCATTGCCATGGGAACATATTGCTCATGATCTGTTGTTTAAGGTGAAAATTCATGTCAAAGAGGTCGTCATTGTCCAATTAGAGCTCATATCATTGCTATGGTCTCTCAATAATGTTTCTATTATTTCATACCTCAGGGAAAGCCTCCAGTGTAACTGTAAGAATGCCCATGGATGA
- the LOC107778189 gene encoding uncharacterized protein LOC107778189 isoform X4, giving the protein MLGKRSQTPSRSELLSMVKKHSEMLGKTTVDEEDASDVEVDPRFWHDVMDLYFICGKESRGRQEDDLVFFVKRIRNESNEYVDDDSPYFVRRWAPKLDDLIGGNSSDVDWRRSFYLNLISQTSFSVTVTIYSHRVLMSYQNGKDGPLSPIYKVVKTVYASPSRIKIHLDSRKEVETTPAYPEICFAIDDFDSTFGAVVLTDVDHCYCVLLNAHDGAAFPSERALRESSSCDTSSSKSDTSSGKVRRSKITLFSGFISYEMVRDAYDDGRSGLGSLLSLNSSGKTDRIYMKGPGGRGEVEVAVSGVVDQSKQESGHHSTKGLSFGVVVRRAASVASMAAKHAYAAASATRCPDGGLIPLKCCLMSISLPWEHIAHDLLFKVKIHVKEVVIVQLELISLLWSLNNVSIISYLRESLQCNCKNAHG; this is encoded by the exons ATGCTAGGAAAGCGAAGTCAAACACCTAGCCG GTCTGAATTACTGTCTATGGTAAAGAAGCATTCGGAAATGTTAGGGAAAACCACTGTGGACGAGGAAGATGCTTCGGATGTTGAAGTGGATCCACGCTTCTGGCATGATGTTATggatttgtattttatttgtggCAAGGAGTCTAGGGGACGTCAGGAAGATGATCTTGTTTTCTTTGTTAAACGAATT AGAAATGAGTCAAATGAATATGTTGATGACGACTCTCCATACTTTGTTCGCAGGTGGGCACCTAAG TTGGATGACTTAATTGGTGGGAATTCATCGGACGTGGACTGGAGGCGCTCATTTTACTtgaatttaatttctcaaacttcTTTTAGTGTGACAGTCACAATTTACAG TCACCGGGTCCTTATGAGTTACCAGAATGGCAAAGACGGACCATTATCTCCTATATACAAG GTTGTCAAAACAGTCTATGCATCTCCAAGTCGTATCAAAATTCACTTAGACTCAAGGAAG GAAGTAGAAACCACGCCAGCCTATCCAGAGATATGCTTTGCCATTGACGACTTTGATTCAACCTTTGGTGCAGTG GTCTTGACTGATGTGGACCACTGTTATTGTGTACTTCTAAATGCACATGATGGGGCTGCATTTCCAAGTGAGAGAGCGCTGCGGGAGAGCAGTTCTTGTGATACTTCTTCCTCAAAGAGTGACACTAGTTCTGGAAAAGTACGAAGGTCAAAG ATCACTCTCTTCTCAGGCTTCATTAGCTATGAAATGGTCCGAGATGCATACGATG ATGGAAGATCTGGATTGGGGAGCCTTCTCTCGCTTAATTCTTCTGGGAAAACAGACCGGATCTATATGAAGGGTCCTGGAGGACGCGGAGAAGTTGAAGTAGCTGTTTCTGGTGTTGTAG ATCAAAGCAAGCAGGAATCTGGCCATCATTCTACAAAGGGGTTGAGCTTTGGTGTAGTTGTTCGAAGAGCAGCATCAGTTGCATCGATGGCAGCAAAGCATGCTTatgctgctgcttctgctaccCGGTGTCCTGATGGAGGATTGATCCCCCTCAAGTGCTGCTTGATGTCCATATCATTGCCATGGGAACATATTGCTCATGATCTGTTGTTTAAGGTGAAAATTCATGTCAAAGAGGTCGTCATTGTCCAATTAGAGCTCATATCATTGCTATGGTCTCTCAATAATGTTTCTATTATTTCATACCTCAGGGAAAGCCTCCAGTGTAACTGTAAGAATGCCCATGGATGA
- the LOC107778189 gene encoding uncharacterized protein LOC107778189 isoform X1 produces MLGKRSQTPSRNLCDTYKVAGNWSELLSMVKKHSEMLGKTTVDEEDASDVEVDPRFWHDVMDLYFICGKESRGRQEDDLVFFVKRIRNESNEYVDDDSPYFVRRWAPKLDDLIGGNSSDVDWRRSFYLNLISQTSFSVTVTIYSHRVLMSYQNGKDGPLSPIYKVVKTVYASPSRIKIHLDSRKEVETTPAYPEICFAIDDFDSTFGAVVLTDVDHCYCVLLNAHDGAAFPSERALRESSSCDTSSSKSDTSSGKVRRSKITLFSGFISYEMVRDAYDDGRSGLGSLLSLNSSGKTDRIYMKGPGGRGEVEVAVSGVVDQSKQESGHHSTKGLSFGVVVRRAASVASMAAKHAYAAASATRCPDGGLIPLKCCLMSISLPWEHIAHDLLFKVKIHVKEVVIVQLELISLLWSLNNVSIISYLRESLQCNCKNAHG; encoded by the exons ATGCTAGGAAAGCGAAGTCAAACACCTAGCCG GAATTTGTGTGATACTTACAAGGTAGCTGGGAATTG GTCTGAATTACTGTCTATGGTAAAGAAGCATTCGGAAATGTTAGGGAAAACCACTGTGGACGAGGAAGATGCTTCGGATGTTGAAGTGGATCCACGCTTCTGGCATGATGTTATggatttgtattttatttgtggCAAGGAGTCTAGGGGACGTCAGGAAGATGATCTTGTTTTCTTTGTTAAACGAATT AGAAATGAGTCAAATGAATATGTTGATGACGACTCTCCATACTTTGTTCGCAGGTGGGCACCTAAG TTGGATGACTTAATTGGTGGGAATTCATCGGACGTGGACTGGAGGCGCTCATTTTACTtgaatttaatttctcaaacttcTTTTAGTGTGACAGTCACAATTTACAG TCACCGGGTCCTTATGAGTTACCAGAATGGCAAAGACGGACCATTATCTCCTATATACAAG GTTGTCAAAACAGTCTATGCATCTCCAAGTCGTATCAAAATTCACTTAGACTCAAGGAAG GAAGTAGAAACCACGCCAGCCTATCCAGAGATATGCTTTGCCATTGACGACTTTGATTCAACCTTTGGTGCAGTG GTCTTGACTGATGTGGACCACTGTTATTGTGTACTTCTAAATGCACATGATGGGGCTGCATTTCCAAGTGAGAGAGCGCTGCGGGAGAGCAGTTCTTGTGATACTTCTTCCTCAAAGAGTGACACTAGTTCTGGAAAAGTACGAAGGTCAAAG ATCACTCTCTTCTCAGGCTTCATTAGCTATGAAATGGTCCGAGATGCATACGATG ATGGAAGATCTGGATTGGGGAGCCTTCTCTCGCTTAATTCTTCTGGGAAAACAGACCGGATCTATATGAAGGGTCCTGGAGGACGCGGAGAAGTTGAAGTAGCTGTTTCTGGTGTTGTAG ATCAAAGCAAGCAGGAATCTGGCCATCATTCTACAAAGGGGTTGAGCTTTGGTGTAGTTGTTCGAAGAGCAGCATCAGTTGCATCGATGGCAGCAAAGCATGCTTatgctgctgcttctgctaccCGGTGTCCTGATGGAGGATTGATCCCCCTCAAGTGCTGCTTGATGTCCATATCATTGCCATGGGAACATATTGCTCATGATCTGTTGTTTAAGGTGAAAATTCATGTCAAAGAGGTCGTCATTGTCCAATTAGAGCTCATATCATTGCTATGGTCTCTCAATAATGTTTCTATTATTTCATACCTCAGGGAAAGCCTCCAGTGTAACTGTAAGAATGCCCATGGATGA
- the LOC107778189 gene encoding uncharacterized protein LOC107778189 isoform X7 has translation MLGKRSQTPSRNLCDTYKVAGNWSELLSMVKKHSEMLGKTTVDEEDASDVEVDPRFWHDVMDLYFICGKESRGRQEDDLVFFVKRIRNESNEYVDDDSPYFVRSHRVLMSYQNGKDGPLSPIYKVVKTVYASPSRIKIHLDSRKEVETTPAYPEICFAIDDFDSTFGAVVLTDVDHCYCVLLNAHDGAAFPSERALRESSSCDTSSSKSDTSSGKVRRSKITLFSGFISYEMVRDAYDDGRSGLGSLLSLNSSGKTDRIYMKGPGGRGEVEVAVSGVVDQSKQESGHHSTKGLSFGVVVRRAASVASMAAKHAYAAASATRCPDGGLIPLKCCLMSISLPWEHIAHDLLFKVKIHVKEVVIVQLELISLLWSLNNVSIISYLRESLQCNCKNAHG, from the exons ATGCTAGGAAAGCGAAGTCAAACACCTAGCCG GAATTTGTGTGATACTTACAAGGTAGCTGGGAATTG GTCTGAATTACTGTCTATGGTAAAGAAGCATTCGGAAATGTTAGGGAAAACCACTGTGGACGAGGAAGATGCTTCGGATGTTGAAGTGGATCCACGCTTCTGGCATGATGTTATggatttgtattttatttgtggCAAGGAGTCTAGGGGACGTCAGGAAGATGATCTTGTTTTCTTTGTTAAACGAATT AGAAATGAGTCAAATGAATATGTTGATGACGACTCTCCATACTTTGTTCGCAG TCACCGGGTCCTTATGAGTTACCAGAATGGCAAAGACGGACCATTATCTCCTATATACAAG GTTGTCAAAACAGTCTATGCATCTCCAAGTCGTATCAAAATTCACTTAGACTCAAGGAAG GAAGTAGAAACCACGCCAGCCTATCCAGAGATATGCTTTGCCATTGACGACTTTGATTCAACCTTTGGTGCAGTG GTCTTGACTGATGTGGACCACTGTTATTGTGTACTTCTAAATGCACATGATGGGGCTGCATTTCCAAGTGAGAGAGCGCTGCGGGAGAGCAGTTCTTGTGATACTTCTTCCTCAAAGAGTGACACTAGTTCTGGAAAAGTACGAAGGTCAAAG ATCACTCTCTTCTCAGGCTTCATTAGCTATGAAATGGTCCGAGATGCATACGATG ATGGAAGATCTGGATTGGGGAGCCTTCTCTCGCTTAATTCTTCTGGGAAAACAGACCGGATCTATATGAAGGGTCCTGGAGGACGCGGAGAAGTTGAAGTAGCTGTTTCTGGTGTTGTAG ATCAAAGCAAGCAGGAATCTGGCCATCATTCTACAAAGGGGTTGAGCTTTGGTGTAGTTGTTCGAAGAGCAGCATCAGTTGCATCGATGGCAGCAAAGCATGCTTatgctgctgcttctgctaccCGGTGTCCTGATGGAGGATTGATCCCCCTCAAGTGCTGCTTGATGTCCATATCATTGCCATGGGAACATATTGCTCATGATCTGTTGTTTAAGGTGAAAATTCATGTCAAAGAGGTCGTCATTGTCCAATTAGAGCTCATATCATTGCTATGGTCTCTCAATAATGTTTCTATTATTTCATACCTCAGGGAAAGCCTCCAGTGTAACTGTAAGAATGCCCATGGATGA
- the LOC107778189 gene encoding uncharacterized protein LOC107778189 isoform X3: MLGKRSQTPSRNLCDTYKVAGNWSELLSMVKKHSEMLGKTTVDEEDASDVEVDPRFWHDVMDLYFICGKESRGRQEDDLVFFVKRIRNESNEYVDDDSPYFVRRWAPKLDDLIGGNSSDVDWRRSFYLNLISQTSFSVTVTIYSHRVLMSYQNGKDGPLSPIYKVVKTVYASPSRIKIHLDSRKEVETTPAYPEICFAIDDFDSTFGAVVLTDVDHCYCVLLNAHDGAAFPSERALRESSSCDTSSSKSDTSSGKITLFSGFISYEMVRDAYDDGRSGLGSLLSLNSSGKTDRIYMKGPGGRGEVEVAVSGVVDQSKQESGHHSTKGLSFGVVVRRAASVASMAAKHAYAAASATRCPDGGLIPLKCCLMSISLPWEHIAHDLLFKVKIHVKEVVIVQLELISLLWSLNNVSIISYLRESLQCNCKNAHG, encoded by the exons ATGCTAGGAAAGCGAAGTCAAACACCTAGCCG GAATTTGTGTGATACTTACAAGGTAGCTGGGAATTG GTCTGAATTACTGTCTATGGTAAAGAAGCATTCGGAAATGTTAGGGAAAACCACTGTGGACGAGGAAGATGCTTCGGATGTTGAAGTGGATCCACGCTTCTGGCATGATGTTATggatttgtattttatttgtggCAAGGAGTCTAGGGGACGTCAGGAAGATGATCTTGTTTTCTTTGTTAAACGAATT AGAAATGAGTCAAATGAATATGTTGATGACGACTCTCCATACTTTGTTCGCAGGTGGGCACCTAAG TTGGATGACTTAATTGGTGGGAATTCATCGGACGTGGACTGGAGGCGCTCATTTTACTtgaatttaatttctcaaacttcTTTTAGTGTGACAGTCACAATTTACAG TCACCGGGTCCTTATGAGTTACCAGAATGGCAAAGACGGACCATTATCTCCTATATACAAG GTTGTCAAAACAGTCTATGCATCTCCAAGTCGTATCAAAATTCACTTAGACTCAAGGAAG GAAGTAGAAACCACGCCAGCCTATCCAGAGATATGCTTTGCCATTGACGACTTTGATTCAACCTTTGGTGCAGTG GTCTTGACTGATGTGGACCACTGTTATTGTGTACTTCTAAATGCACATGATGGGGCTGCATTTCCAAGTGAGAGAGCGCTGCGGGAGAGCAGTTCTTGTGATACTTCTTCCTCAAAGAGTGACACTAGTTCTGGAAAA ATCACTCTCTTCTCAGGCTTCATTAGCTATGAAATGGTCCGAGATGCATACGATG ATGGAAGATCTGGATTGGGGAGCCTTCTCTCGCTTAATTCTTCTGGGAAAACAGACCGGATCTATATGAAGGGTCCTGGAGGACGCGGAGAAGTTGAAGTAGCTGTTTCTGGTGTTGTAG ATCAAAGCAAGCAGGAATCTGGCCATCATTCTACAAAGGGGTTGAGCTTTGGTGTAGTTGTTCGAAGAGCAGCATCAGTTGCATCGATGGCAGCAAAGCATGCTTatgctgctgcttctgctaccCGGTGTCCTGATGGAGGATTGATCCCCCTCAAGTGCTGCTTGATGTCCATATCATTGCCATGGGAACATATTGCTCATGATCTGTTGTTTAAGGTGAAAATTCATGTCAAAGAGGTCGTCATTGTCCAATTAGAGCTCATATCATTGCTATGGTCTCTCAATAATGTTTCTATTATTTCATACCTCAGGGAAAGCCTCCAGTGTAACTGTAAGAATGCCCATGGATGA
- the LOC107778189 gene encoding uncharacterized protein LOC107778189 isoform X11, with product MLGKRSQTPSRNLCDTYKVAGNWSELLSMVKKHSEMLGKTTVDEEDASDVEVDPRFWHDVMDLYFICGKESRGRQEDDLVFFVKRIRNESNEYVDDDSPYFVRRWAPKVLTDVDHCYCVLLNAHDGAAFPSERALRESSSCDTSSSKSDTSSGKVRRSKITLFSGFISYEMVRDAYDDGRSGLGSLLSLNSSGKTDRIYMKGPGGRGEVEVAVSGVVDQSKQESGHHSTKGLSFGVVVRRAASVASMAAKHAYAAASATRCPDGGLIPLKCCLMSISLPWEHIAHDLLFKVKIHVKEVVIVQLELISLLWSLNNVSIISYLRESLQCNCKNAHG from the exons ATGCTAGGAAAGCGAAGTCAAACACCTAGCCG GAATTTGTGTGATACTTACAAGGTAGCTGGGAATTG GTCTGAATTACTGTCTATGGTAAAGAAGCATTCGGAAATGTTAGGGAAAACCACTGTGGACGAGGAAGATGCTTCGGATGTTGAAGTGGATCCACGCTTCTGGCATGATGTTATggatttgtattttatttgtggCAAGGAGTCTAGGGGACGTCAGGAAGATGATCTTGTTTTCTTTGTTAAACGAATT AGAAATGAGTCAAATGAATATGTTGATGACGACTCTCCATACTTTGTTCGCAGGTGGGCACCTAAG GTCTTGACTGATGTGGACCACTGTTATTGTGTACTTCTAAATGCACATGATGGGGCTGCATTTCCAAGTGAGAGAGCGCTGCGGGAGAGCAGTTCTTGTGATACTTCTTCCTCAAAGAGTGACACTAGTTCTGGAAAAGTACGAAGGTCAAAG ATCACTCTCTTCTCAGGCTTCATTAGCTATGAAATGGTCCGAGATGCATACGATG ATGGAAGATCTGGATTGGGGAGCCTTCTCTCGCTTAATTCTTCTGGGAAAACAGACCGGATCTATATGAAGGGTCCTGGAGGACGCGGAGAAGTTGAAGTAGCTGTTTCTGGTGTTGTAG ATCAAAGCAAGCAGGAATCTGGCCATCATTCTACAAAGGGGTTGAGCTTTGGTGTAGTTGTTCGAAGAGCAGCATCAGTTGCATCGATGGCAGCAAAGCATGCTTatgctgctgcttctgctaccCGGTGTCCTGATGGAGGATTGATCCCCCTCAAGTGCTGCTTGATGTCCATATCATTGCCATGGGAACATATTGCTCATGATCTGTTGTTTAAGGTGAAAATTCATGTCAAAGAGGTCGTCATTGTCCAATTAGAGCTCATATCATTGCTATGGTCTCTCAATAATGTTTCTATTATTTCATACCTCAGGGAAAGCCTCCAGTGTAACTGTAAGAATGCCCATGGATGA